One segment of Candidatus Blochmannia ocreatus DNA contains the following:
- the secA gene encoding preprotein translocase subunit SecA, producing the protein MKAPFKWFTRVFKNRNERTLYRIKKTVDIINHMEKKIEKFSDNQLFLKTNEFRECVKSGVTLETLLPEAFAIVREAIKRVFNIRLFDSQLLGGIVLNNRCIAEMRTGEGKTLTATLPAYLNALCNRGVHIVTVNNYLAQRDGMNNKPLFELLGLTVGINLSGQSVTMKRAAYASDITYGTNNEYGFDYLRDNMVFTSEERVQRGLYYALIDEVDSILIDEARTPLVISGPSDDTSLLYLKINELVFGIIQKNLNTLQKKKIFSVDEKARQVILTEYGLVLIEKLLIQSHIMKKGESLYSSNNLILMHHVNAAFRAHILFSCEVDYLVKNGEILIIDEHTGRALPGRRWSDGLHQAIEAKEHVTIQNENQTLASITFQNYFRLYEKLSGMTGTASTEAFEFQSIYKLNTVIIPTNRPMIRNDLPDIIYITESEKINAIVNDIQDCVNRKQPVLVGTISIDKSEVISRALNKAGIIHKVLNAKFHAAEADIIAQAGYPGAVTIATNMAGRGTDIILGGNWRTEISALHKKNTIKIEKIKFNWKKRHEMVLKSGGLHVIGTERHESRRIDNQLRGRSGRQGDIGSSRFYLSMEDGLIRIFASDKLVNMIKKLGITSGEAIEHPWITKAIAHAQKKVENRNFDIRKQLLEYDDVANDQRCIIYEERNKLLYMLDISNIICNIRRDIVKKIFDTYIPEPIIDNKQSLIKLETYLKKDFYLTLSFTEWLDADPLLYEKKEELQQKILDNMMQQHRYAEKLIGSKTMRSIEKNIMLRTLDSLWKEHLSSMDYLRQGIHLRGYAQKDPKQEYKRESFTMFSKMLDHLKYEVIGEISKVSAQFYKKNTAVNMSSHSNNISSQYLKLQSMQDKSISLSHSVYKEHFFTKNNQINRNNFCPCGSNKKFKECHGKITYKYN; encoded by the coding sequence ATGAAAGCACCGTTTAAATGGTTTACTAGGGTTTTTAAAAATAGAAACGAGCGCACGTTATATCGTATAAAAAAAACAGTGGATATTATTAATCATATGGAAAAAAAAATAGAAAAATTCAGTGATAATCAACTTTTTTTGAAAACTAATGAGTTTCGAGAATGTGTTAAATCAGGCGTGACTCTAGAAACATTATTGCCTGAAGCATTTGCAATAGTGCGTGAAGCTATTAAAAGAGTATTTAATATACGTCTTTTTGATTCGCAATTATTAGGCGGTATAGTATTAAATAATCGTTGTATTGCAGAAATGCGGACAGGAGAAGGAAAAACTTTAACTGCTACTTTGCCTGCATATTTAAACGCTTTATGTAATAGAGGGGTGCATATTGTTACAGTAAATAATTATTTAGCACAAAGAGATGGAATGAATAATAAACCATTATTTGAATTATTAGGATTAACTGTTGGAATTAATTTATCAGGACAATCTGTTACTATGAAACGTGCTGCATATGCATCAGATATTACTTATGGAACAAATAATGAATATGGATTTGATTATTTGCGTGATAATATGGTATTTACCTCTGAAGAACGCGTACAAAGAGGTTTATATTATGCATTGATAGATGAAGTAGATTCTATTTTAATTGATGAAGCTCGTACTCCACTGGTTATATCTGGGCCATCAGACGATACTTCTTTATTATATTTAAAGATTAATGAATTAGTCTTTGGTATAATTCAAAAAAATCTTAATACTTTACAGAAAAAAAAGATTTTTTCAGTTGATGAAAAAGCTAGACAAGTTATATTAACTGAATATGGATTAGTTTTAATAGAAAAATTATTAATTCAATCTCATATCATGAAAAAAGGTGAGTCTTTATATTCATCAAATAATCTTATATTAATGCATCATGTAAATGCAGCATTTCGTGCACATATTTTATTTTCATGTGAAGTAGATTATTTAGTTAAAAATGGGGAAATATTAATCATTGATGAACATACTGGCCGTGCTTTGCCTGGTCGTCGTTGGTCTGATGGTTTACATCAAGCAATTGAGGCTAAAGAACATGTTACAATTCAAAATGAAAATCAAACGTTAGCGTCTATTACATTTCAGAATTATTTTCGTTTATATGAAAAATTATCTGGTATGACTGGTACTGCTAGTACCGAAGCATTTGAATTTCAATCAATTTATAAATTAAATACTGTTATTATACCTACGAATCGTCCTATGATTCGTAATGATTTGCCTGACATAATTTATATTACAGAATCTGAAAAAATTAATGCTATTGTTAATGATATTCAAGATTGTGTCAATCGAAAACAACCAGTATTAGTAGGAACAATATCAATTGATAAATCTGAAGTTATTTCTCGAGCTTTAAATAAAGCTGGTATTATCCATAAAGTTTTAAACGCTAAATTTCACGCTGCAGAAGCAGATATTATAGCCCAAGCGGGATATCCCGGTGCAGTAACTATCGCGACAAATATGGCTGGACGCGGCACTGATATTATATTAGGAGGAAATTGGCGTACAGAAATTTCTGCATTACATAAAAAAAATACAATAAAAATTGAAAAAATTAAATTTAATTGGAAAAAACGTCATGAAATGGTATTAAAATCTGGAGGATTACACGTTATAGGAACCGAACGACATGAATCGCGGCGTATTGATAATCAATTACGCGGACGTTCTGGAAGACAAGGGGATATAGGATCATCTAGATTTTATTTATCTATGGAGGATGGATTAATACGTATTTTTGCTTCTGATAAATTAGTTAATATGATAAAAAAACTAGGAATAACTTCTGGGGAAGCAATAGAGCACCCATGGATAACTAAAGCTATTGCACACGCGCAAAAAAAAGTAGAAAATCGTAATTTTGATATTAGAAAACAATTATTAGAATACGATGATGTAGCTAATGATCAACGTTGTATTATTTATGAAGAACGTAATAAACTATTATATATGTTAGATATAAGTAATATTATATGTAATATTCGTCGTGATATTGTTAAAAAAATTTTTGATACATATATTCCTGAACCAATTATAGATAATAAACAGAGTCTAATAAAATTAGAAACATATCTGAAAAAAGATTTCTATTTAACATTATCTTTTACTGAGTGGTTAGATGCAGACCCTTTATTATACGAAAAAAAAGAAGAATTACAACAAAAAATATTAGACAACATGATGCAACAACATAGATATGCTGAAAAATTAATTGGCTCGAAAACCATGCGTTCTATTGAAAAAAATATTATGCTAAGGACTCTTGATTCATTATGGAAAGAACATTTATCTTCAATGGATTATCTACGACAAGGTATTCATTTGAGAGGATATGCTCAAAAAGACCCTAAACAAGAATATAAACGAGAATCATTTACTATGTTTAGTAAAATGTTAGATCATTTAAAATATGAAGTTATTGGAGAAATTAGTAAAGTATCAGCACAATTTTATAAAAAAAATACAGCAGTAAATATGTCGTCTCATTCAAATAATATTAGTTCACAATATTTAAAGTTGCAATCTATGCAAGATAAATCTATATCTTTAAGTCACTCTGTGTATAAGGAACATTTTTTCACAAAAAACAATCAAATAAATCGTAATAATTTTTGCCCGTGTGGTTCAAATAAAAAGTTTAAAGAATGTCACGGGAAAATTACATATAAATATAATTAA